A stretch of DNA from Candida dubliniensis CD36 chromosome 6, complete sequence:
CATTATTAACATTGGCAAAATTACTTGTAGAGCTATTACCAGTGCTGGGCACTCCACCGTGTTCTTGATCTAGTAGATTGACTGCTGACAAATTGTctttataatttgaaagTTTTGAAGATCTAGCAAACCTTCTGTTTCCGTAAATGTTTTGACCCTTGTTAGCCACTGTGGAAATATTTGACTGTTGCAGTTGTTGTGGGAAACGAGGTGGTGGTgcttcaatatcaaattcgTCATCCAGAAAGTCTCCGGATTCATCAACACATCCAATTTTGATACCTAAAATTTCCAACATTGATGCTGTAGTACCACCAAACAAGATAACTgttaaaacaacaacaactaataCAGTTGCCAATAGTGTCCATTTCGCTTCTCCGCTAAATCCCATGGCCAAGGCTACACCAACCGCACCTCTTAACCCTGCCCAgaaaatcatcatttgatATGAATGAGAAATCTCATCGGGCATGTTGATCATATTTCCCGCTGATGTTGACAAATTACCTGCAGAATATCTCTCAAACCTTGTTCGGTAGAAGAAGTTTAAAAATCTCGACAATGGGAAAACTGCAGACCATCTAGCTACACAAATAGCAATAAATGCAACAATAATCAACATTGGTTTAAACACTAATTCAACCTCAGTGAACAACGACAACCCCAAGTagataaatataaaattttcAGACAATTGGGCCAATAATTGGAATATATACTTGGTGGCAATTTGCGTTCTTCTCGACATATTGAAATAAGCATAATGTTTTAAAGTAATACCACAAAATAACAAAGAAACAATACCTGACATATGGGAACCATTGGAAAAGAAGTATGACTGGTAAGCAAATAATAACACTAAGCAGGTTTCAATTTGAGGATACCTTCTGATATGAGAATGCTTCAAAATCAATGCCACCAAAATGCCAATAAAAATACCGATAATAGTTGAAATTGTGAATGTCATTAAAAACAACCCTACCCCTTGGAAAAATGAGGAAAATCTAACTGGCTGACCGTGGAATTTTTGACAAGTTTCAAACATGACAATGGAAATAGCATCATTCAACAATGATTCACCAAATATAATGGTGTATAGTTTAGGGTCCACTTTGTAGGCATTGAAAATAGATAAAATTGTCACCGGATCAGTGGCAGATAAAGTTGCCCCCACAGCCAAGGCGTCAACAAATTCCAAACTAACATTATCCAACCCTAAGGCTGTCCAGATGTAAAGAATTATCCCTACAACTAATGCAGATATAAATGTCCCTGGGATAGCA
This window harbors:
- a CDS encoding mitochondrial sodium/hydrogen exchanger, putative (Similar to S. cerevisiae NHX1 (NHA2);~In S. cerevisiae: endosomal Na+/H+ exchanger, required for intracellular sequestration of Na+; required for osmotolerance to acute hypertonic shock); the encoded protein is MSSLTIYAAKILLKRAISGDLEEDTSDLTTPDDAEDSNPVENEIFSSWALFILLFLLMSALWSSYFLQQRRIKAIHETVLSIFCGMIVGLIIRMSPGHYIQDAVKFNPGYFFNILLPPIILNSGYELHQANFFRNLGSILTFAIPGTFISALVVGIILYIWTALGLDNVSLEFVDALAVGATLSATDPVTILSIFNAYKVDPKLYTIIFGESLLNDAISIVMFETCQKFHGQPVRFSSFFQGVGLFLMTFTISTIIGIFIGILVALILKHSHIRRYPQIETCLVLLFAYQSYFFSNGSHMSGIVSLLFCGITLKHYAYFNMSRRTQIATKYIFQLLAQLSENFIFIYLGLSLFTEVELVFKPMLIIVAFIAICVARWSAVFPLSRFLNFFYRTRFERYSAGNLSTSAGNMINMPDEISHSYQMMIFWAGLRGAVGVALAMGFSGEAKWTLLATVLVVVVLTVILFGGTTASMLEILGIKIGCVDESGDFSDDEFDIEAPPPRFPQQSQQSNISTVANKGQNIYGNRRFARSSKLSNYKDNLSAVNLLDQEHGGVPSTGNSSTSNFANVNNDDDDDDEIVGSDVDDFISGSLSNSNSNISSNNNNDRGGVLGAILSAEEHAKWFTRFDEEVLKPVLLDTLPSTGQSSQNNSTSNLNSIGNGNGKRNHS